The following DNA comes from Flavisolibacter ginsenosidimutans.
TGTCTTTGATTTTCTGTTGCATAGCTTAAAAAAAGGTAATCAATGTTTGCATTGTTTCGAATCCACTTTGGCTTCTTTGCGCTGATTTTATCAAATAAGCGTTGAATAAAAACTTCTCCGTTAAATTCAAAATACTTAATACTTGAGTTTTTTATAAAAATTGCTCTGTTTCTATCTACATCTGAGTTAATAATGTCGGCAACAGAATATAAACTACTACTGACACTTAATTTTTGTTTCGAAAACATTCTAATAAAGAAACGTAAAAGCCAATCCGGAAAATTACAACCTATAAAAAGTAAGGACGATGAGGAAAGCAACTCAAATAATGTATTTAGCTTATCTCTATTGACAGATATGCTGTGAATCAGTTCCAATATATCATCATCAACTACAATAAACCCCGTATCATCTTTATCATATTTTCCATATAAGTTATATACGACGGTTTTTTTTAACTTCTTAGGAAATAATACAGGCGAAATTGAATTGATAGCCGACTCTATTTCTATGTCTTGCAATGGTGAGTCAGTAATATTCAGAGTAAAAGCATCATGTTTGCTTGTGATGAACGCTCTGTTTTTCCTAACCGACTTTTCAAGAATAGTTGTCGAAGAGGCGTTTATAAACAACTTGAATTTCCTAATTTTCGCCAGAAGGTCTAGATAGGTTGTATCATATTTGTTTTCTGCATCAGCCATTATTTCTTTAATATAAATGTAAAAGCCTTGTTTGGGAGGCCTCGATGTTACGGAATGGATGTGATTCAATTTTTCAAAAGGAGAATCGCAGTTGTGTTTTTTGTAGTCAAATTTTGAGTCGTATTTACCCTCGAGATTAAGTAAAAGATATTCCATTAAGTCGTAACGCTTTCCGTCTTGAACTTTGATGATATCCGTTCCAATAATTGGAACAACGTTTCCCTTTCCGATTTCTTCAATTAATACATCAAGGTTGCGGTCTAATTCTTTATCATTTCTATTAGCTCCAGGTTGAATAGGGCCTTCCATCATTATTGCGATTTTAATTTACAATACTGCTTTCTGCGATAGTTTTATCAGTTATCCATCCTAATACCGGATCGGCTGCTGAGCCATTTTTTGTTATAAACACATCGTTGCAAGCAGCATAATTCTTGATTAAAACCTTGGCATCGGAAAGATTCGCGTCCTCCTTTATAAATTTCACTCCATCCTTCAAGATTGCCTGTACTGTTTCATTCCCTTTTGCTTTTAAATCCGCAAAGGTTAAGGTTCGAGGTGCTTGTGGGGGATTATCTTGGTTATTCCCATTTTGTCCGGCAGGTGGATTATCGACAGGCGCTGGAGGATTGTTTTGCTGATTATTGGCGGGAGGATTATTAGGTCCGGCTGTTTCATCTTGTTTAAAATATTGCTCGGCGATAAATCCTTCTATGGTGCTTCTATGTAATACGTATTTGGCACACTTGTTTTCGTCTAGAAGAATGACCCTCGAAATTCCTTTGGCGTTTATAAAATCAAGAAAATCAGTTTTCAGATTGATCGTTTTATCATCTGTTCCTGAAGGATAAGGTTTGTATGTTAGCTTGTCTATGGGGATCATTACGTCTTTTGCCTTTGTTGACTCGAGTTTGGTATCTGATGTGATGCTCTTTACTAGTTCTCTAACCGTCTGGTTAGCTGCAAGTAAGTTTTCTTTCGAAAAATAATAGGCTAGAATTGTACCGATCCATGTCCCGAACAATGGAAGAATTGCGGAAAATAGAATTTGAAGAATATCTTTCGCCCCCGCAATATCTTCTTTTTTTGTCGTCAAGGCAACGATAGCGATCGCCATGCCTAAAACACCCAAAACACACGTTCCAACTAACACAATGATTGAAACTGTTCTTGCGACCTTTTCCTGAACTGGATTTGCTGTTTGAGTTGCCGGGTTATTGTCTGTTGCAGCCATGATTCAATGATTAAAGATTAAAAGTGTGTGTTCTATCTATTGCCCTTGTGTATTGTAATAAAATTTTTATGGTATAAATGAGTTTAATTGCGCATTGTATTTTTTCCCAAATTTTCCGCTTTCTCGCAACTGCCTGTGCACTGTTTTCAATGTCTCAATACGATTGGCATAAACATCGTTACCTATATTGATTAACTTGTTATAAATAACTTCTCTGTCGGAATTCCCCGATATAATATCGGAAACAAGGCGGTATTTAGCCCTCCCCTGGTGAAATATATCGCAGATCGTTTGGCATATGTAGTCGGGCCATCCATCTAAGTTGAAGCGTATGCTATGTTCCTTCATATTATTCTTGAATAGGTCAATAGCGGTGTTAACTTGCACACTTCTATGCGAGTCAGAATTTTGTGCCCAATGGACAAATCTTGCGGCGGTTATCACCTCCTGGTCGTCAATATTGGAAATGTCACTGTTTAGATATTTCATTAAAGGGGCCGTAGAAGTGCTATCCTCCAATTGGGTTGCAGTTTGATTTTTTACATACCATATTCTTCCGTCGCGTAGCTCTAGAAAAGGGAAGTAATCTTTTGCTTCAGGAAGGATTAACAACGCACGAAAAAACGTTACAAAGTCTCCATTTGGTACATGTGCAGCAAACTGCATGAAGGTGAAGGTAAAGGCTGCTCGGTCGTAGGTGTTTAAGCAATGAAAAGAACCTTTACTCTCGCAAGAGGCTGTTGGCTGTATAAACCATGCCCAATTAGAATATTTGGTTTCAAAATCTTCGGGTTTGTAAATTGGCCCGTCTGACCTGTTGTAATTGAATAATCCATGCTGTCCCTGGTAGACAGTTTCCGTTCCAACATAAAATTTGAAATCATTCGTGGAGGCGAAATACTTAGCCTCTTGTCGTGATATTATGAATTGGATAGTAGCCATAATATTCCTAGAATGAAATTGAAAGACCTGCGCCGAATTGTTCACCAGTATTAAAATTTGGTGCGCCTGACCCTTTTTCATAGATGAAATCAAATGATTTATTTTGGGCTAAGTAAAGTCTTACCCTTCCTTCCAGCCTTGTATAAAATTTAGCGTTTAGGAAATCGTACCAATAGTTTGCCTTTCCGACGATACCAAAGCCAACATTGTTTGGATTTTTAAAAAAATTTTTTGTGTCTATGGACAAATCAAGTTTGGCCCGAAACAGGCCGCTATTTAAAGATTCAGAACTTTGATCTGTTTTCCCTCCAATCTGCGTTTTTATTGTACTATCAAGTTTCGATTTATAACCTGCTTGAAGAAAGATGCCAACGCTTGTATTCTTAAAAAAAGCATTTACGCTTGTATTTCCATTTGCTTGATAGTAGGGTACGTACCCCCCTTCAAAAAGTGTGTTCAAAAACGAAAAGCCTCCGTCAGTTTCTGCGCCGACTGATAAGGGAAATAAATGCATTGTCTTTCTTGAATCTAATGTTGTAAGGCCGGCCACCTGAGTCGTTTTAGCCTTCAGAAAAAATCCTGAAAGTTTAATATTTATCTGAGAGAAAGCGTCCTCAGTCCCCATTAACGCGGTAACTTCTGGACTGAAACTAAAAAATCCTTTTGCGTTATTTATCTGTCCTTCTAAACCATTGTATTGCTTTAAATAATTGATGGCGAAACCTAACGCTGTTTTTTTTAAATCTGTCTTTATGGTTTTTAAATCAACATCTACATTCTGCTGGCTTAGGGCCAGAAGGCTTGATAAAACCACGCTAAATAAGAGTGCGGATTTTTTCATATTAAATGATTGCTGTTGAGAGTTCGTCGACTGATTGTTCCATCCATTTTAGGGGCCATGGTTTATCCTCATGCCCGTTTGCATTCATTGTCCAGCGAATTATTCCCTTGTAAATGTTTTTTGAACTTGTTTGACTGGTCACCCCATCGCTATCACTCAAAACAGAATTGTGAATAGTGTCATTATTGATGGTAACACCTTCGTCGTTGAAATTATTCAGGTGGAACTTCATCACCTCCATTAGCTGGCTTTTTGTGACGCCATCCGTAGAAACGAAAAGTTTTTTACTCATAGCAGTATTTCAAGATTTTAGTTTGATTGCAAGGCAAAGCCTAGAGCTTTTCGTCAAATGCAATAGGCTCTTAGACTAGTAAAGATTGATTTTACAGTTGATTGACCAAACCGTTTAAATAAAGTGAACGGATTGCAGTTAGTTATCCTGAAGAATACGAATAAACGTATTATAAATATGAGAGTATTAAGTTTAATTTCCAAATATTAATTTTCTCTCGGTTACTACTGGATTTATGGACTTTAAGATTCAAAGCACCTTCATCAGGTAGGAGTGAGTTATACGTCTGTTTAATCCAAGAACACTTGTCTATGCTTCGGTAAAGGCTGATCTTCACATGGCAAGTATCATCGTTAAATGTTAACGGGTTTCTATGGTTTTGGTGGCTTAGTTGGAAGAGCAGTAAACTTAATTTTATCAATATTTCAATGAAATACAAAGCATTTATTTCATATAAACACGACACCTACAGCCGTGCATTTGCCGAGAGTATTGAGGATGCTGTAAAGACCTATGGCAAACCTTTATTTCAGCAGCCAATGGCTATTTTCAGAGATGAGAAAATTGTTAAGCCTGGTCAGGATCTTCCAAAAACCATTACAACCGGATTACAGGAGTCAGAATTTCTCATTTACTTAGCTACCGAAGCAGCAGCAAACGCTTTCTGGGTCAAGGATGAATTAAAGCTTTGGTTTGATGAATTAAAAAGGAATGACAAATTTATTGTCGTTGTAATTGAAGACAAAATTTACTTCAAAGGTTCTGGTAATGCAGAGGAGATTGATTGGGATAGAACCACAATCTTGCCTTCTGAGCTCAAAGACCGTTTTTTAAAAAATCCACTTTACTTGGATCTTAGCTGGGCTCAAAAGGATACAGATCGAACCATAGATAACCCTGATTTTAGGAAGGAGATCAACGCCCTTTCCGCAGCTTTAAACGGTGTCGAGCCGGGGGACATGGTGGACAAAGCCGTCATTCAATACAGGAAAAACCGTCGGTTGAGAACCGGTGCTATTGCCACACTAGCCATCCTACTTGTTGCTTCGTTGGCCCTCGGAATCATTTCGTACATACAGCGGCAAGCAGCTATCCGAAATAAATCTTCTGCCTTATCATTTCTGTCGCAAAGCATTTTAAAGCAAGACCCAACTACAGCTTTTCTTATCGCTCAAGAAGCTTGGAAAATTAACCCTGAAAATGCTGATGCTGCAACAGCCATAAGGTCGGCATATTATTCTGGCCCATTCTACAACTCTTTAAGGGGACATACCAGCACTATCAACGATTTACAATTTTCTCCTAACGGAAAATTCTTTGCTTCTTGTGCAGACGACAACACTGTTATACTCTGGAGCCGTAATGGAACAATTATTAAACGGCTAACGAACAATAAATCCGCCGTTCTTCACATTGCTTTCTCCAAAAACGGTGAATACTTAGCAACCGCCGATAACAAAGGAAGAATTTTCCTGTACACCAGCAACGGTGAGCTTGTAGACCAATTCGAGCACAAGGACAAAATTGAGACAATTCAGTTTTCACCGGATAATAATTTGCTTCTTACAGCAAGTCGTGATTTTACAGCAATTATTTGGGATCTAAAAAGCAGAACGCATCTGGTTCTGCAGCATGATGAAAGGGTGTATTCAGCCTGCTTTTCTCCGGATAACACCTCTGTTTTGACCACCGGCGGCGATGAAGGCGCTTACATCTGGAACTTGAAGGGGGAAAAATTAATTTCTTTTAAACGGCATCTAGGGCCTGTGGTCAATGGAACTTTTTCACATGACGGTCAATATATACTGACGACGGGTTTTGATAAGAAGGTCATTTTATGGACCAAGAAGGGAAATTTCATCCGTGAGTTTTCCAACGCACGGGACGTTGTGCCGCTTATCTATTTCTCACCCGATGATAAAAAGATATTGTTTGCTGGGTGGGACAGGAAACTTTACCTGCACACAATTGCTGATTCTGTAACAATCACAATAGGTGAAAATACAGAAGAAATTATCTCCTGCGAATTTTTCCCCGACGGAAAGCATTTTGCTTCGGCTGGTAAAGACGCACTTGTCCATATTTACAACGAAAAAGGTGAGGTTTTAAACACTTTGAAAGGTCCTATACAAGGTATCAATAAAATTGCTGTATCACCCGACAATAAACTTCTGATTTCCGGTGGCGAGGATAGCAAAATTTTTATTTGGCCTTTGGCATACCTGCGAAGCAATTTTTACACTGACCAAAATGGCGAAATAAATTTCTTAAGTATATCAAAAGACGGAGAAAAAATGCTGACTGGCGATAGCCGTGGGCAAATCATTATTCGTAATAAAACCGGTGACATCGTTTTAAGAAAAAAGATACACGAACGACTTGTCTATACAGGACAGTTCTCAAATGATGGTAACTTTATAGTGACTGCCAGTATGGACCATTCTGCCGTACTTCTTAACCTTAAGGATACCTCTAAGTTTTACAGGCTTTCTCACAATTCGGACGTAATTGATGCAGATTTCTCTCCTACAAGTACTTGTGTGGTCACTGCTGGTTACGATTCTGTTGCTAAAATTTGGGATATGGAGGGCAGATTGCTTCATACACTAAAAGGTCATCATGACCGAATCCTTGCTGTTAGGTTTTCCCCTGACGGTCAAAATATAATTACCACTTCCCGTGATCACACTGCTATTTTATGGACCAAAGACGGAACAATGATGAAGATTTTACCACACGGTAATCAGGTTACAAAAGTCAATTTCAGCATGAGCGGCGACAGGTTTATAACAACCTGTAGAGACTCCATCTTAATTGTTTGGAATAAAAAAGGAGATTCTCTTTTTACGCTTAGCTGCCCGACAGGTCAAATCATCTACCAGGCAAAATTCTCCCCAGATGGTAAGTATATCGGGGCAACTACGGAAGCCAATAATGTAATGGTTTGGGGCACAGATAAGAAAGTTAAAACAGTCCTAAGCGGCCATTCGGGGATGGTTGTAGACTTCAACTTTTCTAAGGATTCAAAGCGTATTTTAACTGCAAGCTATGACAATAGTGCCCGCCTGTGGGGATTGACAGGAGAGGTTATGCAGGTATTCAACGGCCATAGTTCACTGGTAAAGGCAGCCTGCTTCGATGCTGAAGAGAACAATGTTATAACCGCATCGTATGACGCTACTTTGCGTATTTGGCCTTTAAGGCCAGAAAAAATAATAAAGCGAGTGGCGCAAGAATACAATAAGGGCATTTATTCACTATCCCAACAGGAAAAATCAAAATTTGGCATTGACTAAGTTCGAAAAGGTTACAAGCTTGTTTTCGATAGTAATTTATTTTCATAATTCCTAAACTTAGGAAAAGTAAAGCTTAAATAGAATTGAAATGAGTGGCTAGTTCCCGCTCATTATCAAACATAACTTCTTCAGTATTCCGATTATTTGGTGCGGTAAATTATCTGTCGGGGCTACCAAACCGGAATTTTTGAAAATTAGCTCAGAAGTTCCGGTTTCTTTTTTCTGCAACCAGCGTAAACAGAATAGCTGCAAAACCATCCTGACCGGAAATTTGCTCCCGCCGTTTTCACCTTACCCGTCATTTCATTTCACACGGCGCCTTTCAATCCTTCATCGGGCTTAAATAAAAAAATTTCTTCGCGGTTACACGTCGGCCTTTGGCGTAAACCAATGTTTTGATTGCCTTGCAAAGCCGGCAACGAAATCCTTCCATGCTTATGAAGCCGTTGCGTGCTTGTTTGTTGCCGCAGCAAATCGCAAAACCTTTTTGAGCAACCTTTTTAAAAAGCCTGCGTATTGAATAATCATATTGCCAATTTGGAACTGCTGCAAAATATCGTTGAGGGCTGCCATCAAAACCAGTCACGCGAACAACGCCGCCTGTACGAAAAGTATTACGGCTATTGTTTGAAAACGGTATTTCGCTACATCTACCGCTACGAGAAAGCCGTGGACGTGGTGAACGACGGCTTTGTAAAAATCTTTCGCAACTTCTGCCGCTTTCAATGCGGCGACGCGGAAAACCTTGAAATGGTGCTTATGGGCTGGATGCGAAGAGTGATGATCAATACCGCCATTGACGAACTGCGCAAAAACAGCTTTTTGCCGGAGATTGGAAACATTCCCGATGCCGTTTGGAACCACCGCGACAACAGCCAGGGTTCTGACCGGATGTTGCTTTACAAAGAACTGGTAAAGGAAATCAAAAAACTTCCGCCTGCTTACCGAACGGTGTTCAACATGTACGTGATTGATGGCTTCACGCACCAGGAAATTGCCGATCAGCTTTCTATCTCCGTCGGAACCTCCAAATCCAATCTTTCAAAAGCCCGGGTGTACTTGCAAAAAATTTTAAAAACCAACGAGCAGCAAGAAGCCTATGCGCTTTGTAAATGAAAATACGGACGATGTTTTCAGACAGGCGGGAAAAGACTTTCCGCTGAACACCGATAGCGCCGATTGGGACAAAGTCGCGTCTGTTCTCTATCCAAATTATAGTTCTCAATCGCAAAAGTCAAAAAGCCGGCGCAAGCATTTATGGTTGCTTTTGCTGTTGCCGTTTTCCGTTGTTTGCAACCATTACGTTGAAAACAAGCTTAACTACGCAGAAGACGAAAGCCTGCCGAAGGCGTATGCAGAAAACAAATTAATCGCAAAAGATTTACGTTCTATTTCAAAACCGGCGGTAGAAAAAACAAAAATTATTTTGGCAGAAAACGAAGCAGTCATCGCAAACAGAAACCCAACGCATTTTGCAAAACGCATATTTTCAACAAGCCGCAACGAAGGCAAAAACGACAAAGCTTCTTTAAACACCGGCTCTGAAAAAGAAGAAAGTGACGTGCAAGAAAGAACAAAGGCAGAAGCCATCGCCACCCTGCTTCAACGAATCGTAACGCTTCGCGAAAGCAAAATATTTCAACGAAAAAATATCGCC
Coding sequences within:
- a CDS encoding toll/interleukin-1 receptor domain-containing protein; translation: MMEGPIQPGANRNDKELDRNLDVLIEEIGKGNVVPIIGTDIIKVQDGKRYDLMEYLLLNLEGKYDSKFDYKKHNCDSPFEKLNHIHSVTSRPPKQGFYIYIKEIMADAENKYDTTYLDLLAKIRKFKLFINASSTTILEKSVRKNRAFITSKHDAFTLNITDSPLQDIEIESAINSISPVLFPKKLKKTVVYNLYGKYDKDDTGFIVVDDDILELIHSISVNRDKLNTLFELLSSSSLLFIGCNFPDWLLRFFIRMFSKQKLSVSSSLYSVADIINSDVDRNRAIFIKNSSIKYFEFNGEVFIQRLFDKISAKKPKWIRNNANIDYLFLSYATENQRQVIDIYEKLDDKDFDVFMDIRDIDHGEQIRDEVKKAIDNCKIFIPIISKETDTMSTNERFFKKEWDYVLEIHNRENPNNEIGKKPVILPIFLNQIKYNELKETTPKTFFDLKYQGASAENGLSSAFINKIAEIIG
- a CDS encoding toll/interleukin-1 receptor domain-containing protein, coding for MKYKAFISYKHDTYSRAFAESIEDAVKTYGKPLFQQPMAIFRDEKIVKPGQDLPKTITTGLQESEFLIYLATEAAANAFWVKDELKLWFDELKRNDKFIVVVIEDKIYFKGSGNAEEIDWDRTTILPSELKDRFLKNPLYLDLSWAQKDTDRTIDNPDFRKEINALSAALNGVEPGDMVDKAVIQYRKNRRLRTGAIATLAILLVASLALGIISYIQRQAAIRNKSSALSFLSQSILKQDPTTAFLIAQEAWKINPENADAATAIRSAYYSGPFYNSLRGHTSTINDLQFSPNGKFFASCADDNTVILWSRNGTIIKRLTNNKSAVLHIAFSKNGEYLATADNKGRIFLYTSNGELVDQFEHKDKIETIQFSPDNNLLLTASRDFTAIIWDLKSRTHLVLQHDERVYSACFSPDNTSVLTTGGDEGAYIWNLKGEKLISFKRHLGPVVNGTFSHDGQYILTTGFDKKVILWTKKGNFIREFSNARDVVPLIYFSPDDKKILFAGWDRKLYLHTIADSVTITIGENTEEIISCEFFPDGKHFASAGKDALVHIYNEKGEVLNTLKGPIQGINKIAVSPDNKLLISGGEDSKIFIWPLAYLRSNFYTDQNGEINFLSISKDGEKMLTGDSRGQIIIRNKTGDIVLRKKIHERLVYTGQFSNDGNFIVTASMDHSAVLLNLKDTSKFYRLSHNSDVIDADFSPTSTCVVTAGYDSVAKIWDMEGRLLHTLKGHHDRILAVRFSPDGQNIITTSRDHTAILWTKDGTMMKILPHGNQVTKVNFSMSGDRFITTCRDSILIVWNKKGDSLFTLSCPTGQIIYQAKFSPDGKYIGATTEANNVMVWGTDKKVKTVLSGHSGMVVDFNFSKDSKRILTASYDNSARLWGLTGEVMQVFNGHSSLVKAACFDAEENNVITASYDATLRIWPLRPEKIIKRVAQEYNKGIYSLSQQEKSKFGID
- a CDS encoding RNA polymerase sigma factor — protein: MNNHIANLELLQNIVEGCHQNQSREQRRLYEKYYGYCLKTVFRYIYRYEKAVDVVNDGFVKIFRNFCRFQCGDAENLEMVLMGWMRRVMINTAIDELRKNSFLPEIGNIPDAVWNHRDNSQGSDRMLLYKELVKEIKKLPPAYRTVFNMYVIDGFTHQEIADQLSISVGTSKSNLSKARVYLQKILKTNEQQEAYALCK